A genomic stretch from Carassius auratus strain Wakin unplaced genomic scaffold, ASM336829v1 scaf_tig00215416, whole genome shotgun sequence includes:
- the LOC113094659 gene encoding nuclear ubiquitous casein and cyclin-dependent kinase substrate 1-like isoform X1, whose amino-acid sequence MARPSRNKRVVDYAQFQESDDADEEYGRESARPEKISVKRSDDSRIKDRKKDCSDDDNDYGEDEEEEDDAGDSDFDAKEASRGRQATAKRKRPADDSDDDGKVVRKKGRQVRQAATKAASKQREILLGDGGSEDEEEKKEEEEDDSDVYTGEDSGSDEDFTVEDDDDDSDYGRPKRKNSKVSRRSKDKKSPKPKIRASATRGPKKRRGKRQTKVKRVVKKASPKAEDEEIESNKEEEEEDEAQEENQKESSAPKKTQDDESGAEGEENTDNGEKVEEEEEKEKENENEKEAKDDVSEEEAPSGED is encoded by the exons ATGGCGAGACCTTCAAG GAATAAAAGGGTTGTTGACTATGCACAATTCCAGGAGTCTGACGATGCAG ATGAGGAATATGGAAGAGAATCGGCTCGACCTGAGAAAATCTCTGTGAAACGCAG TGATGATTCTCGAATCAAGGACCGCAAga AGGATTGTAGTGATGATGACAATGACTATggggaggatgaggaagaggaggatgatgcTGGTGACAGTGATTTTGATGCTAAAGAGGCCAGCAGAGGGAGACAGGCAACAGCTAAACGAAAAAGGCCTGCAG ATGACAGTGATGATGATGGTAAGGTTGTGAGGAAGAAGGGTCGTCAGGTGCGTCAGGCTGCCACTAAAGCTGCATCCAAACAGAGGGAGATTCTCCTTGGGGATGGAGgcagtgaggatgaggaggaaaagaaagaggaggaggaagacgaCAGTGATGTTTACACTGGGG AAGATTCAGGCAGTGATGAAGACTTCACGGTGGAGGATGACGATGATGACAGCGATTATGGCCGTCCGAAACGGAAGAACTCAAAAGTGAGCAGGAGAAGCAAAGACAAGAAATCCCCTAAACCCAAGATAAGGGCTTCAG CGACCCGAGGGCCCAAGAAGAGGAGAGGAAAACGTCAGACGAAGGTGAAGAGAGTTGTGAAGAAGGCCTCGCCTAAAGCCGAAGATGAAGAGATCGAGAGCAacaaggaggaggaggaagaggacgaggCACAGGAGGAAAACCAAAAGGAGTCGTCTGCCCCCAAGAAGACGCAGGATGACGAAAGCGGCGCCGAAGGAGAGGAAAACACTGATAACGGAGAAAaggtggaggaagaggaggagaaggagaaggagaatgagaatgagaaagAGGCAAAGGACGATGTTTCTGAGGAGGAAGCTCCATCAGGTGAAGACTGA
- the LOC113094659 gene encoding nuclear ubiquitous casein and cyclin-dependent kinase substrate 1-like isoform X2 has product MARPSRNKRVVDYAQFQESDDADEEYGRESARPEKISVKRSDDSRIKDRKKDCSDDDNDYGEDEEEEDDAGDSDFDAKEASRGRQATAKRKRPADDSDDDGKVVRKKGRQVRQAATKAASKQREILLGDGGSEDEEEKKEEEEDDSDVYTGDSGSDEDFTVEDDDDDSDYGRPKRKNSKVSRRSKDKKSPKPKIRASATRGPKKRRGKRQTKVKRVVKKASPKAEDEEIESNKEEEEEDEAQEENQKESSAPKKTQDDESGAEGEENTDNGEKVEEEEEKEKENENEKEAKDDVSEEEAPSGED; this is encoded by the exons ATGGCGAGACCTTCAAG GAATAAAAGGGTTGTTGACTATGCACAATTCCAGGAGTCTGACGATGCAG ATGAGGAATATGGAAGAGAATCGGCTCGACCTGAGAAAATCTCTGTGAAACGCAG TGATGATTCTCGAATCAAGGACCGCAAga AGGATTGTAGTGATGATGACAATGACTATggggaggatgaggaagaggaggatgatgcTGGTGACAGTGATTTTGATGCTAAAGAGGCCAGCAGAGGGAGACAGGCAACAGCTAAACGAAAAAGGCCTGCAG ATGACAGTGATGATGATGGTAAGGTTGTGAGGAAGAAGGGTCGTCAGGTGCGTCAGGCTGCCACTAAAGCTGCATCCAAACAGAGGGAGATTCTCCTTGGGGATGGAGgcagtgaggatgaggaggaaaagaaagaggaggaggaagacgaCAGTGATGTTTACACTGGGG ATTCAGGCAGTGATGAAGACTTCACGGTGGAGGATGACGATGATGACAGCGATTATGGCCGTCCGAAACGGAAGAACTCAAAAGTGAGCAGGAGAAGCAAAGACAAGAAATCCCCTAAACCCAAGATAAGGGCTTCAG CGACCCGAGGGCCCAAGAAGAGGAGAGGAAAACGTCAGACGAAGGTGAAGAGAGTTGTGAAGAAGGCCTCGCCTAAAGCCGAAGATGAAGAGATCGAGAGCAacaaggaggaggaggaagaggacgaggCACAGGAGGAAAACCAAAAGGAGTCGTCTGCCCCCAAGAAGACGCAGGATGACGAAAGCGGCGCCGAAGGAGAGGAAAACACTGATAACGGAGAAAaggtggaggaagaggaggagaaggagaaggagaatgagaatgagaaagAGGCAAAGGACGATGTTTCTGAGGAGGAAGCTCCATCAGGTGAAGACTGA